A region of Elusimicrobiota bacterium DNA encodes the following proteins:
- a CDS encoding ThiF family adenylyltransferase has product MNQPKVEALARRLRAINPDVEINAVHAYLDEKNTAELVGRADIVFDTVDFLDLPAIVRLHDESRRQGKPIVTALAAGWGAIAYYFAPDQEVSCRELFGLPAEGSVSHLSYLDVFKEFLMGIKDKLDPSVLYAVSKALTIMADGKPCPASQVAPGAFAVGSLAGAIVYRIVAGLPVKQAPEMIYVNLFDQIANKMACA; this is encoded by the coding sequence GTGAACCAACCGAAAGTGGAGGCCCTGGCCCGGCGTCTTCGGGCCATCAACCCGGACGTTGAGATCAACGCCGTCCACGCCTATTTGGACGAGAAAAACACCGCGGAGCTGGTGGGCCGGGCGGACATCGTTTTCGACACGGTGGACTTTCTGGACCTCCCGGCCATCGTTCGCCTCCATGACGAAAGCCGCCGGCAAGGCAAACCCATCGTCACCGCCCTGGCCGCGGGCTGGGGAGCCATCGCTTACTATTTCGCCCCAGATCAGGAAGTCTCCTGCCGGGAGCTATTCGGCCTTCCGGCGGAGGGATCCGTCAGCCACCTGAGCTACTTGGACGTGTTTAAGGAATTCCTCATGGGCATCAAAGACAAACTGGACCCCTCGGTGCTCTATGCGGTGAGCAAAGCGCTGACGATCATGGCGGACGGCAAACCCTGCCCGGCGTCCCAAGTCGCTCCCGGCGCTTTCGCGGTGGGATCCCTGGCGGGTGCCATCGTTTACCGCATCGTCGCCGGCCTCCCCGTCAAACAGGCCCCTGAAATGATCTACGTCAACCTCTTCGACCAAATCGCCAACAAAATGGCCTGCGCGTAA
- a CDS encoding ThiF family adenylyltransferase has product MKNTPKPQTIESILADSNVAQDFSPTSTDSNPDRRYEMFTLRNKDYVTADVQDRIRNTRVLVAGCGLGSTFAESAVRLGFEKFILVDGDTVAPTTSTAKPTRPLT; this is encoded by the coding sequence ATGAAAAACACGCCGAAACCCCAGACCATCGAATCCATTCTCGCCGACTCGAATGTGGCCCAGGACTTTTCTCCGACATCGACCGACTCCAACCCCGACCGTCGCTATGAAATGTTCACTCTCCGGAACAAAGACTATGTGACGGCCGACGTGCAGGACCGGATCCGGAACACGCGGGTTTTAGTGGCCGGTTGCGGCCTGGGAAGCACCTTCGCAGAATCGGCTGTTCGGCTGGGGTTTGAGAAGTTCATCCTGGTGGACGGCGACACCGTGGCTCCCACAACCTCAACCGCCAAACCTACGAGGCCGTTGACGTGA